One window of Marmota flaviventris isolate mMarFla1 chromosome 5, mMarFla1.hap1, whole genome shotgun sequence genomic DNA carries:
- the Card6 gene encoding caspase recruitment domain-containing protein 6 translates to MAAESVPSEIIERQRKKLLNILQEDPDSILDTLTSRQLISEEEYETLDKVTDPLKKSRKLLILVQKKGEMCCQYFLKCLLSTFPESATTWDLQLELLKHKDITSPQSRSKNSENTFSPREEQNKNPETRVFSKEKEHLDLKTSAFFRDNKTSDQEIALSFREEEKDYDTSKITSPYSVKRVEYEVPATITYLQDGQRYEEPDDSLYLGKEEYPGSAGYTEDAETTMKEGGYDVLEHIVHHGKEDSKCSESIGFSDERIPEESETSISLEEGDKNLEERKKVFKDVLSSLNMDRSRKLLPDLVKQFSLDHGCRWTPETPADLAWNFLMKVQALDVTARDSILRRRVLDEDSKEELMTALEKLEIRDIQTIHPLDVLCASMLCSDSSLQREVMSNMYRCQFALPLLLPDSENNKSILMLRAMEDIVKKRSTQSSGGPTGDSEEFLSLMKMPVISFVRLGHCSFSKSRILNALLSPDRLKSHKIFLYHDLSVPMLPRQISDGLVEITWCFPDSDKSPGIFQKPVAVANLRGDLESFWTQFGLLVEVSSAIFFFADCLGEKEWDLLLFLGEGTIQRCYFVLSPQARVSEEAQIFQRTLKLKPSQLLFWEEKEAGDRGKNMEGLSTALQEVMSSSLRCVSVKDMASLARELGIQVDQDFENAQGIQNFPNVNRAGTAEGEGQQRYSQLTNSSESQALRPTRDPGIAGEVSQNFQNFHHSPVSKSHLENAWPSPNRIGGNFDQVSLESPWVMGSHLGSEQRSKWFCASPFWNSRSHKKGKDFGIQYSQAQRFYSGEKFTKFSSTSWDYHLNQTFGRPPRPSSKHVWACPERSQRMGVLAKFGAVVSLVGDLRSLGSQVAGPVGKPQPKRALAPGIKITQVTGKFIRTASHSKDLQPQCFQPTGNTQKLVRPASQQGNKLMAQGRPSDSVFQKGSHSTSKSKFLPSSQFISHQPKPFQVKHFQPKSSQPGSSQAKSSQTKTPQPQPYQAKPSQPRPIQPKSSQTHASQTRAYQPRAGPKRVGKR, encoded by the exons aacttttaAAACACAAGGATATCACATCTCCTCAATCCAGAAGTAAGAATTCAGAAAATACTTTTTCCCCTAgagaagaacaaaacaagaatCCTGAGACCAGAGTGTTTTCCAAAGAGAAAGAACACTTGGATCTGAAAACCTCTGCGTTCTTTAGGGACAATAAAACTAGTGACCAGGAAATTGCTTTGTCCttcagggaggaagagaaggactaTGACACTTCAAAAATCACATCGCCATATTCAGTCAAAAGAGTTGAATATGAAGTTCCAGCAACCATTACATATTTACAGGATGGACAGAGATATGAGGAGCCAGATGATTCTTTGTACTTAGGAAAAGAGGAATATCCAGGTTCTGCTGGGTACACTGAAGATGCAGAAACTACTATGAAAGAGGGAGGTTATGATGTTCTAGAGCACATTGTGCATCATGGTAAAGAAGACTCCAAGTGTTCAGAATCCATCGGATTCTCTGATGAACGCATTCCTGAGGAGTCAGAAACCAGCATTTCATTGGAGGAGGGGGATAAAAATCTGGAAG aaagaaagaaagtgtttaAAGATGTACTTTCCTCTTTGAATATGGATAGAAGCAGAAAACTTCTGCCAGATTTGGTTAAACAGTTCTCCTTGGATCACGGATGTAGGTGGACACCTGAGACTCCAGCAGACTTAGCCTGGAATTTCCTGATGAAAGTTCAAGCATTGGATGTGACAGCCAGAGACTCAATCCTCAGGCGCAGGGTTCTGGATGAAGATAGCAAAGAGGAATTGATGACTGCTCTGGAAAAGTTGGAAATTCGAGACATACAAACCATTCATCCCCTTGATGTGCTTTGTGCCTCCATGCTGTGTTCAGACAGCTCTTTGCAACGAGAAGTCATGTCAAACATGTATCGATGCCAGTTTGCTCTTCCCCTGCTGCTGCCAGACtcagaaaacaacaaaagcatCTTAATGCTGAGGGCCATGGAGGACATTGTGAAGAAGCGGTCAACACAGTCCTCAGGAGGGCCCACGGGGGATTCAGAAGAGTTTCTGAGTCTCATGAAGATGCCTGTCATCTCTTTTGTACGTCTAGGGCACTGTAGTTTTTCCAAGTCCAGAATCCTCAATGCACTGCTCAGCCCTGACCGACTGAAATCACACAAAATCTTTCTTTATCACGATTTGTCTGTTCCGATGCTTCCTAGGCAAATATCTGATGGCCTAGTTGAGATAACATGGTGTTTTCCTGACAGTGATAAAAGCCCGGGTATTTTCCAAAAGCCTGTTGCTGTGGCCAACCTTCGTGGAGACCTAGAAAGCTTTTGGACACAGTTTGGGCTCTTGGTGGAAGTTTcctcagctattttttttttcgcTGACTGCTTAGGTGAGAAGGAATGGGACTTGCTGTTGTTTTTAGGAGAAGGTACCATTCAAAGATGCTACTTTGTACTCAGTCCCCAAGCCAGGGTGAGTGAAGAGGCTCAGATTTTCCAGAGGACCTTGAAACTGAAACCATCACAGCTACTGTtttgggaagagaaagaagctgGGGACAGAGGGAAGAACATGGAAGGCCTTTCCACTGCCCTCCAGGAAGTGATGTCCTCTTCACTCAGATGTGTGTCTGTGAAGGATATGGCCTCCCTGGCCAGGGAGTTGGGGATTCAGGTAGACCAAGACTTTGAGAATGCTCAAGGGATTCAGAATTTCCCTAATGTAAACAGGGCTGGAACAGCTGAAGGTGAGGGACAACAAAGATACAGTCAACTAACAAATTCATCTGAAAGCCAAGCTTTGAGACCTACTAGAGATCCTGGCATTGCAGGTGAAGTCAGccaaaattttcagaattttcacCACTCTCCAGTATCCAAGTCTCATCTAGAAAATGCCTGGCCTTCACCAAACAGAATTGGAGGTAACTTTGACCAGGTTTCCTTGGAGTCTCCCTGGGTTATGGGCTCCCACTTAGGGTCAGAACAGAGATCTAAATGGTTCTGTGCTTCGCCCTTTTGGAATTCAAGGTCCCATAAAAAAGGTAAAGATTTTGGTATCCAATATTCCCAAGCCCAGAGATTTTATTCAGgtgaaaaattcacaaaattttcaAGCACCTCTTGGGACTATCACTTGAATCAAACATTTGGAAGACCCCCAAGACCCAGTTCTAAGCATGTGTGGGCCTGTCCTGAGAGATCACAAAGAATGGGAGTTCTTGCAAAGTTTGGGGCAGTGGTCTCCCTGGTAGGTGACCTACGTTCTCTAGGTTCACAGGTAGCAGGACCAGTAGGGAAACCACAGCCCAAGCGAGCCCTGGCCCCAGGAATAAAAATTACTCAAGTAACTGGAAAGTTTATTAGAACAGCATCCCATAGTAAAGATCTTCAACCTCAGTGCTTTCAGCCAACAGGAAACACACAAAAACTAGTAAGACCTGCTTCTCAGCAAGGAAACAAGCTAATGGCTCAGGGTAGGCCTTCAGATTCAGTTTTCCAAAAAGGATCTCATTCCACATCtaagagcaaatttttacccagCTCTCAGTTCATATCCCATCAGCCTAAGCCATTCCAGGTGAAGCATTTCCAGCCCAAATCCTCTCAACCTGGGTCTTCTCAAGCAAAATCTTCTCAGACAAAAacccctcagccccagccctaccaAGCTAAGCCTTCTCAGCCTAGACCCATTCAACCTAAATCATCCCAGACCCATGCTTCACAGACCAGAGCATATCAGCCAAGAGCAGGGCCCAAACGGGTAGGGAAGCGTTAA